The following are encoded in a window of Brevibacillus ruminantium genomic DNA:
- a CDS encoding muramidase family protein, which yields MFNASWKRTTVSTLLALAMLPLAQASAESISVQSGDTLGKIAYRYGVTVEQLKAANQLQSDMLLIGQNLYIPPDSQVYTVRLGEATQSVKADKPWVTMSTYTVSQGDTPWTISIAHGIPQEEFLQANKLTEKDYLQIGQTVKIPVHHIPLTSTPGAAYGEYLDWFEAAQYLFPINTVAVVTDFETKRKFKVKRTIGSFHSDTEPLTAADAAIIKDIWGGSYSWKVRPVLVEVNGRKLAASMTSMPHSIEYITDNSFDGHFDIHFPGSLRHMDNLIDPDHQAAIKIAAGLSK from the coding sequence ATGTTCAACGCATCTTGGAAACGCACGACTGTCAGTACATTGCTCGCTCTTGCCATGCTTCCGCTCGCTCAGGCATCGGCAGAATCCATTTCCGTCCAATCAGGAGACACGCTCGGAAAAATCGCTTACAGGTATGGCGTGACTGTCGAACAACTGAAGGCAGCCAACCAGCTTCAGTCGGACATGCTCTTGATAGGTCAAAACCTCTACATACCGCCAGATTCTCAGGTCTATACTGTTCGCTTGGGGGAGGCTACCCAATCCGTAAAAGCAGACAAGCCCTGGGTGACGATGTCCACGTACACCGTTTCCCAAGGAGATACACCCTGGACCATTTCCATCGCACACGGCATTCCGCAGGAGGAGTTTTTACAGGCAAATAAACTAACGGAAAAGGATTACCTGCAAATTGGACAGACCGTAAAAATTCCGGTGCATCATATCCCGCTCACCTCGACTCCGGGGGCTGCCTATGGCGAGTATCTGGATTGGTTTGAAGCAGCCCAGTACCTCTTCCCGATCAACACGGTTGCAGTCGTAACCGATTTCGAAACAAAACGAAAATTTAAGGTTAAGCGGACGATCGGCTCTTTTCACTCGGACACCGAGCCGCTGACAGCAGCAGATGCGGCGATCATCAAAGATATCTGGGGGGGCAGTTATTCCTGGAAGGTGCGCCCGGTCCTCGTAGAAGTGAACGGCAGAAAACTGGCTGCTTCGATGACGTCTATGCCGCACAGTATCGAGTACATCACCGACAATAGCTTTGACGGACATTTTGACATTCACTTTCCCGGCAGTCTCCGTCACAT